The nucleotide sequence ACGCGGATAGACAGCATACCAGTAACGCTCGATCGGAAAGTGTTCTACATCCAAAACCACCAGCTCAGAGTTAACCCCTTCCATAACTAAGGTATGACGAGATAATACAGAAATTCCTAAACCCCCTGCGATCGCTTGCTTAATTGCCTCATTACTCCCCAAATCCAGCCGCACCTTTGGTGAAATCTGGTGGTAATCGAACAGTTTTTGTACAGCTTTGCGTGTTCCCGAACCAGGCTCCCTCATAATAAAGGTTTCTTGAGCTATACGTTTAAGGGGGATATTTTTTTCCTGAGCTAGAGGATGATCGACCCGTGCGATCACAACCAGGGGGTTTTCTTGCACTGGTTTATAGCAGGTCTCCTGGTTTTCCGGAAGCTGACTCATTATGTATAAGTCATCTAGATTCTCACTGAGACGACCAAGGATGTATTCGTGGTTGGTGACTTGCAGAGAAATATCAATGCCTGGATAACGCTGGCAAAACGGACCTAGTAAACGAGGAATAAAATATTTCGCAGTTGTAATCACTGCTAAGCGCAGACGCCCCTGTTTTAAACCTTTGAGATCTGCCACTTTCATCTCAAACTGGTCTAAATTCTCAAAGATATCGCGGCAGGTTTTAACTAGTTCCTCACCAACCTGGGTCAGGTAGATTCGCTTACCTACCTGGTCAAACAGAGGCATACCAACAACTTTGGTTAGCTGCTTCACCTGCATAGAGACAGTGGGTTGGGTGAGAAACAGTTCCTCTGCAGCTCGTGTAAAGCTGTGGTGCCGAGCGACTGCTTCAAAGACCCTTAACTGATGCAATGTGGCTTGCTTCAATGATATTACTCCTATGAGGATATAGATCTTAGTCTTTGACAGTCTTGAAAGTCAGGAGTAGGGAGTGGGGAATGGGGAAAAGAGAGTTTCATAGTGTTCATGGTGGACTTTTTTCCATGGTAGCTATTATGAATCTTTGGTACGTATGGGTAAGTTTCTTAAATCTGGTAGTTCTACAAGCTCTTTTTCTGCTTCCTTTACATTAACTGGTATTCTCAACGGTTGTGGTTGCTCCTCGATTAGGCAACTCGCTACTGGCAAGCTTTTCTCTAAATCTTCAAGAGGTCTAGGAATCACTGTCACAGCGGTTAGTTCACCAATACGCTGGGCTTCAGCCATTCCAACTTGTAAAGCAACTGCTACATCTGCCACACGACCCCGAATAATGGCAGTACATAAACCGGCTCCAATGGTTTCGTAGGCAGTAAGCTGTACATTGGCAGCTTTCAGCATGGCATCCGAGGCACCAACCATTGCTGGCAATCCCCTGGTTTCTAAAAGACCTAGGGCATGATTACTGACCCGGCTACGATGATTTTGGTTAACTTGATCGAGTAGGTGAACACCGATGGGAAATATCACTTCCAGGTTGGGAAGTGGTCGCGCAATGATTGTCGAGGAGAGCAACTCACCCTCTCGTTGAGCATAATCCTTACCCGATTCGACAGCAATTCGCACCTCAGCGATCGCTCCCCGCACTATGGCAGTGCAGTGACCACTACCAGTTTTTTCATAACCCACAAGGGTAACTTCTGCTGACTTGAGCATGGCGTCAGCAGTACTAACAATTACTGGAAAACTTAGAGTAGAGACTAAACCTAGGGAGGCTTGGTTAAACCGTTTTCTTTTTGTCAAGGGATCGTCAGGGGCAAGCCCAGGTTTGTATAACTCCATCAGACAGAAGACCTCTCTTTGGTTGTCGGCTGTTAATTTTTGGCTTATATCAAGTTTAGAAAGTTAAGTGTTCATCATAAAAATACAAGGGTCAATCAAGAAACAGCTAATGCCCAAGGACCTTGATGATTGGCATGGGTTTTGTCTGGGAGTGGTGTGCCGACCAGCGGTATGATCTAGCATTTTTCAAATAGGTCAGGTACACAGTCGCAGGGTTGGGCGGGAGTAGGGAGTCGGGAGTCGGGAGTCGGGAAGTCAAAAAAGGGATCCCCCCTAACCCCCCGCGCGGAAGGGGGGAACTTAATAAGGGGGGAACGGAAGTGGGAAAAAATCCTGTTTACCTCATTACTATGAAAACCGCTATAACTATAATTTATAACTATAATTAATTATATTAATAAAACAGGCGAAACGGCTAGGACAACTAACTATAGAGCGTCACATTGAGCCATACGGGGTGGGTGTTGGCTTGACACTCCCAACCTGTGTCGTTCTAGCTATGCCAAGGGCGTTCCTCCTGGTGATCAAAGTTCTGACAATCGCCTTTCGAGTCCTTTTTTCTATACCAGTAGGAAATTTAGATTAAATCACAGATATATACCAAAGGGAACAGGGAACAGGGAACAGGGAACAGGGAAGAAAAATTATCACAATTCATTTAGGATTGGTATAGCAGAAGTCACAAGTCACAAGTCACAAGTCACAAGTCACAAGTCACAAGTCAAAGTTTTGCGCTTACTTAGGTTTGAGACTTTTGTCATCTCCTAACTTCCCTGGCGACTGCTATAGTTAAACCCTTGTTTATTTGATAGCGTTTATAGCGTTTCTAGGACTCATGAGGTACACATTATTTTTTACGTCTTCCCTCTTCCCCTCCTGGGAGGGGTTAGGGGTGGGTTCCTCTTCCCTGTTCCCTGTTCCCTGTTCCCTGCTCCCTAAAAACAAGAATTTTTTACATCACAAATCGTATAATTCTATATATAAATACCCGTTGATGGAGCCGTCACCATGAGTAGTATATTTCAACTTCAAAGCCGAAAACTTGGATTACTAGAATTAATCTCAATGGGGTTTGAGGTTTATCTGAAAAATTTGAAGCCTATCCTACTGTTGTTTTGTACAATCTATTTACCTTTGCTGATAATTTTATCAGCTTTGAACCCGGATAATCAAAATAACCCTTCAGGATTGTTTTTGGCATTTTTTGTAGTTGTTTCGATTGTTGTCAATTTAGCCGGTATTATATATATCATAGCCTTATCGCTGATTACAGAAAATTATCTTCATGGAAGAGATACCAGTTATCAGAGTGCAGTCCAAAAAATAGTTTCGAGTTTACTTCCTATAGTTGGCCTAGTTTTGATATTTTGGATTAACTATTTGTTACGATTTCTGCTACTTATAATCCCAGGGATAGTTTATGCGGTAAATAATCAATACTATGGGCTGGCTTTTATTCTCCGAGACCAAAGGGGAAAAGAGGCTTTCGATTACAGTCGCTCTATCGTTGAAGGGAATTGGTGGAAAGTATTATTCTTCATTTTTCTAAGTGGATTGAGTGCTTTAGGCTTACAATTTATATTGAATAGTGTCTTAACTACTCTTCCTTTTATGAAAAATTTTTGGGGTGATTTACTTTCAGTAATTTTACCTAAATTTATCGTCATCGGGATTGCCATTGGTAATATACTTCTATTTCTTAACTTAGATTATCAGAAAAGTTTGGAGAGCTGATTAAATTGGAATCATTAATAGGCTAGCTCAAGCCGGTGACTTAAAACCAAGTTCTGTATTCATCTAAATAACCGTCGTAGTACAATTCTTCTTCTTCAAGGCAATCTGGAGTATCGACAGTCGTCTCTTGTGTTAAGTCTATTCCGTGATACTCTTGCTCTAGTTTTTTCATCTCATGAAGCTCCCCCACCTGGCAAGCCGTTCGCGTAGCGTGGCGATAGCCAGGTGGGGGTGTCCTATGCTAATCTGTAACTACCCAAAGTCCACAAATCACACAAGCAAGCCCAGCTTCTAGGCGACCGTCCAGAACTTTTGCTGGAACG is from Moorena sp. SIOASIH and encodes:
- a CDS encoding LysR family transcriptional regulator encodes the protein MKQATLHQLRVFEAVARHHSFTRAAEELFLTQPTVSMQVKQLTKVVGMPLFDQVGKRIYLTQVGEELVKTCRDIFENLDQFEMKVADLKGLKQGRLRLAVITTAKYFIPRLLGPFCQRYPGIDISLQVTNHEYILGRLSENLDDLYIMSQLPENQETCYKPVQENPLVVIARVDHPLAQEKNIPLKRIAQETFIMREPGSGTRKAVQKLFDYHQISPKVRLDLGSNEAIKQAIAGGLGISVLSRHTLVMEGVNSELVVLDVEHFPIERYWYAVYPRSKQLSIVAGTFLDYLLTSEPLICQK
- a CDS encoding BMC domain-containing protein translates to MELYKPGLAPDDPLTKRKRFNQASLGLVSTLSFPVIVSTADAMLKSAEVTLVGYEKTGSGHCTAIVRGAIAEVRIAVESGKDYAQREGELLSSTIIARPLPNLEVIFPIGVHLLDQVNQNHRSRVSNHALGLLETRGLPAMVGASDAMLKAANVQLTAYETIGAGLCTAIIRGRVADVAVALQVGMAEAQRIGELTAVTVIPRPLEDLEKSLPVASCLIEEQPQPLRIPVNVKEAEKELVELPDLRNLPIRTKDS